The Cucumis melo cultivar AY chromosome 6, USDA_Cmelo_AY_1.0, whole genome shotgun sequence genome includes a region encoding these proteins:
- the LOC103490991 gene encoding plant UBX domain-containing protein 8 isoform X1 encodes MAMPSREAIDTFISVTGASEAIAVQSLEAHGSDLNAAVNAYFNEGDRSSSVNARQASVSGEYDFMDIDDPVEIEPQGPPRSLLSTAREIMNPFSLLDQNLRQGFFDRSSDFTRSGPLVTHPRELREVPIEFRDGSRPSNQSAHEPTIEDVTGIPDAHGPEVHGTVVVDDGEDEEPPITSIAHAPDLDHRAVASNISRDRNAISGAFESDEFQDTNDIEEEMIRAAIEASKKDVGQAYPSDSITTHTDLSNIRTQEHLSHVDNFEFSPEASSVKPEEGFPQRVENIGGSKVEASKSTEVDVELRKVRGLNGRMETGSTSAQDEVEDLEEDNLVRHRSKRKSTSYVEPAKGGEVDVNLASSPKHSDTSNNPQHNGNIFPSDVWGGISSEEHDEAVMLEAAMFGGASEGSSFHFPSAPHEFMRNQGSYVQPAPRPPSPSLVAQRLIREQQDDEYLAALQADREKELKAMEEAAAVREQERQREEESRQKLDAEKELERRLAEIEASLPSEPRTDDENAVTLLVRMPDGSRRGRRFLKTDKLQCLLDFIDIGRVVKPGSYRLVRPYPRKAFGDGEGSLTLNELGLNSKQEALYLELI; translated from the exons ATGGCGATGCCTTCTCGTGAAGCAATTGATACTTTCATCAGCGTCACTGGTGCCTCTGAAGCCATTGCCGTTCAAAGCCTTGAG GCACATGGTTCTGATCTCAATGCTGCTGTGAATGCTTATTTCAATGAAGGAGATAGAAGTTCGTCTGTAAA CGCACGTCAAGCCTCTGTTTCTGGTGAATATGATTTCATGGACATTGATGATCCAGTTGAAATTGAACCCCAGGGTCCTCCTCGGTCTCTTCTATCTACAGCTAGAGAGATAATGAATCCCTTTTCATTACTTGATCAAAATCTGCGCCAGGGGTTCTTTGACCGCTCTTCTGATTTTACAAGGTCTGGTCCACTTGTGACTCATCCAAGAGAGTTGAGGGAGGTTCCCATAGAATTTAGAGATGGTAGTCGACCATCTAACCAATCAGCCCATGAGCCGACAATTGAGGATGTCACTGGGATTCCAGATGCCCATGGTCCAGAGGTTCATGGGACTGTAGTAGTTGATGATGGGGAAGATGAAGAACCTCCCATTACGTCTATAGCACATGCACCAGATTTAGACCATCGGGCTGTTGCAAGTAACATATCTCGTGACAGAAATGCTATATCTGGTGCCTTTGAAAGTGATGAGTTTCAGGACACAAATGATATTGAAGAAGAAATGATTCGTGCTGCAATTGAGGCTTCAAAGAAGGATGTTGGGCAAGCTTACCCGAGTGATTCCATAACTACGCACACT GATTTAAGCAACATTAGAACTCAAGAACACCTTTCTCACGtagataattttgaattttcacCTGAAGCTTCATCTGTCAAG CCAGAGGAGGGTTTTCCTCAGCGAGTGGAGAATATTGGAGGGTCGAAGGTAGAAGCTTCCAAGTCAACTGAGGTGGATGTGGAGCTGAGGAAAGTCAGAGGACTGAATGGAAG GATGGAAACAGGAAGCACGTCTGCTCAAGACGAAGTTGAAGACCTAGAGGAAGATAATTTAGTTAGGCATCGGTCTAAACGCAAGTCCACTAGCTATGTAGAGCCTGCAAAGGGGGGTGAAGTAGATGTAAACCTTGCATCTAGTCCCAAGCATTCTGATACTAGCAATAATCCACAGCACAATGGGAATATCTTTCCTTCTGATGTG TGGGGTGGAATTTCTTCAGAGGAACATGATGAAGCAGTCATGCTGGAGGCTGCCATGTTTGGTGGAGCTTCTGAAGGAAGTTCGTTCCATTTTCCATCTGCACCACATGAATTCATGAGAAATCAAGGTTCATATGTCCAGCCAGCCCCTCGCCCTCCTTCTCCCTCTTTAGTAGCTCAGCGTTTGATAAGGGAACAGCAG GATGATGAGTATCTTGCGGCCTTGCAAGCTGACAGAGAAAAAGAATTAAAGGCCATGGAAGAAGCTGCAGCTGTTCGTGAACAAGAAAGACAAAGAGAGGAAGAATCCCGTCAGAAATTGGATGCTGAGAAG GAACTTGAAAGACGCTTAGCAGAAATAGAAGCTTCTCTTCCTAGTGAACCAAGAACAGATGACGAGAATGCTGTGACACTATTAGTGCGCATGCCAGATGGCAGTCGCCGCGGTCGTCGGTTTCTCAAAACTGATAAGCTACAG TGTCTCTTGGACTTCATTGATATTGGTAGAGTTGTCAAGCCTGGCTCCTACAGACTG GTGAGGCCATATCCTCGAAAAGCTTTTGGAGATGGAGAGGGTTCATTAACATTGAATGAACTCGGACTAAACAGCAAACAAGAAGCATTGTATCTCGAGTTGATTTAG
- the LOC103490991 gene encoding plant UBX domain-containing protein 8 isoform X2, whose amino-acid sequence MDIDDPVEIEPQGPPRSLLSTAREIMNPFSLLDQNLRQGFFDRSSDFTRSGPLVTHPRELREVPIEFRDGSRPSNQSAHEPTIEDVTGIPDAHGPEVHGTVVVDDGEDEEPPITSIAHAPDLDHRAVASNISRDRNAISGAFESDEFQDTNDIEEEMIRAAIEASKKDVGQAYPSDSITTHTDLSNIRTQEHLSHVDNFEFSPEASSVKPEEGFPQRVENIGGSKVEASKSTEVDVELRKVRGLNGRMETGSTSAQDEVEDLEEDNLVRHRSKRKSTSYVEPAKGGEVDVNLASSPKHSDTSNNPQHNGNIFPSDVWGGISSEEHDEAVMLEAAMFGGASEGSSFHFPSAPHEFMRNQGSYVQPAPRPPSPSLVAQRLIREQQDDEYLAALQADREKELKAMEEAAAVREQERQREEESRQKLDAEKELERRLAEIEASLPSEPRTDDENAVTLLVRMPDGSRRGRRFLKTDKLQCLLDFIDIGRVVKPGSYRLVRPYPRKAFGDGEGSLTLNELGLNSKQEALYLELI is encoded by the exons ATGGACATTGATGATCCAGTTGAAATTGAACCCCAGGGTCCTCCTCGGTCTCTTCTATCTACAGCTAGAGAGATAATGAATCCCTTTTCATTACTTGATCAAAATCTGCGCCAGGGGTTCTTTGACCGCTCTTCTGATTTTACAAGGTCTGGTCCACTTGTGACTCATCCAAGAGAGTTGAGGGAGGTTCCCATAGAATTTAGAGATGGTAGTCGACCATCTAACCAATCAGCCCATGAGCCGACAATTGAGGATGTCACTGGGATTCCAGATGCCCATGGTCCAGAGGTTCATGGGACTGTAGTAGTTGATGATGGGGAAGATGAAGAACCTCCCATTACGTCTATAGCACATGCACCAGATTTAGACCATCGGGCTGTTGCAAGTAACATATCTCGTGACAGAAATGCTATATCTGGTGCCTTTGAAAGTGATGAGTTTCAGGACACAAATGATATTGAAGAAGAAATGATTCGTGCTGCAATTGAGGCTTCAAAGAAGGATGTTGGGCAAGCTTACCCGAGTGATTCCATAACTACGCACACT GATTTAAGCAACATTAGAACTCAAGAACACCTTTCTCACGtagataattttgaattttcacCTGAAGCTTCATCTGTCAAG CCAGAGGAGGGTTTTCCTCAGCGAGTGGAGAATATTGGAGGGTCGAAGGTAGAAGCTTCCAAGTCAACTGAGGTGGATGTGGAGCTGAGGAAAGTCAGAGGACTGAATGGAAG GATGGAAACAGGAAGCACGTCTGCTCAAGACGAAGTTGAAGACCTAGAGGAAGATAATTTAGTTAGGCATCGGTCTAAACGCAAGTCCACTAGCTATGTAGAGCCTGCAAAGGGGGGTGAAGTAGATGTAAACCTTGCATCTAGTCCCAAGCATTCTGATACTAGCAATAATCCACAGCACAATGGGAATATCTTTCCTTCTGATGTG TGGGGTGGAATTTCTTCAGAGGAACATGATGAAGCAGTCATGCTGGAGGCTGCCATGTTTGGTGGAGCTTCTGAAGGAAGTTCGTTCCATTTTCCATCTGCACCACATGAATTCATGAGAAATCAAGGTTCATATGTCCAGCCAGCCCCTCGCCCTCCTTCTCCCTCTTTAGTAGCTCAGCGTTTGATAAGGGAACAGCAG GATGATGAGTATCTTGCGGCCTTGCAAGCTGACAGAGAAAAAGAATTAAAGGCCATGGAAGAAGCTGCAGCTGTTCGTGAACAAGAAAGACAAAGAGAGGAAGAATCCCGTCAGAAATTGGATGCTGAGAAG GAACTTGAAAGACGCTTAGCAGAAATAGAAGCTTCTCTTCCTAGTGAACCAAGAACAGATGACGAGAATGCTGTGACACTATTAGTGCGCATGCCAGATGGCAGTCGCCGCGGTCGTCGGTTTCTCAAAACTGATAAGCTACAG TGTCTCTTGGACTTCATTGATATTGGTAGAGTTGTCAAGCCTGGCTCCTACAGACTG GTGAGGCCATATCCTCGAAAAGCTTTTGGAGATGGAGAGGGTTCATTAACATTGAATGAACTCGGACTAAACAGCAAACAAGAAGCATTGTATCTCGAGTTGATTTAG
- the LOC103490990 gene encoding scarecrow-like protein 28: protein MLAGCSSSTLLSPRNRLRSEAQPPFPACHLQLPTSMSTQRLDLPCSFSRSKDASASARSPSIRPVALSVEKQNIRLPPLSATNQQIKQEFWKGKGKNLKRIAEQVGFDDDDDSSISSAKRKRECSRDDTAADGLILSQFGGGGGSFWFHQPDVDEGFCFLPGSEVISSPSPFLSEIADLGEGNDGEESSHVKAQEASGSGSGSSSSSESERFALRRRVTTENVSAATTTTVQEIGNGSSRNPSYHHHQASDLENEREEEEGFELISLLMACVEAIGSKNIGLITHLIDKLGTQASPRGSSPITRLIAYYTEALALRVSRVWPQVFHITTPREYDRMEDDTGTALRLLNEVSPIPKFIHFTANEMFLRAFEGKDKVHIIDFDIKQGLQWPSLFQSLASRANPPSHVRITGIGESKQELNETGDRLAGFAEALRLPFEFHAVVDRLEDVRLWMLHVKEQESVGVNCILQLHKTLYDGNGGALRDFLGLIRSTNPSIVVMAEQEAEHNEPRLETRVAATLKYYAAIFDSLDTSLPPESSARLKIEEMFGREIRNMIACEGRERYERHVGFKKWKKDMEQQGGLQCIRIHDDRELLQTQFLLKMYSSAAHGFNVTKIEEEEEEEEEEGTAQAICLTWEDQPLYTVSAWSPAEVSGSSSSFNHPTS from the coding sequence ATGTTGGCTGGGTGTTCTAGTTCAACATTGCTCTCACCAAGGAATCGATTGAGAAGCGAAGCACAGCCGCCATTTCCAGCTTGCCATTTGCAGTTGCCAACTTCGATGAGCACACAGAGATTGGATTTGCCCTGCAGCTTTTCCCGTTCCAAAGACGCCTCTGCCTCAGCTCGATCCCCGTCAATCCGTCCAGTTGCGCTCTCTGTTGAGAAGCAGAACATTAGACTCCCACCGCTATCCGCCACCAATCAGCAGATCAAGCAAGAGTTTTGGAAGGGGAAAGGTAAGAACTTGAAGAGAATTGCAGAACAAGTTGggtttgatgatgatgatgattcttCCATTAGCAGTGCCAAGAGGAAAAGAGAATGCAGCAGAGACGACACCGCCGCAGACGGGTTAATTCTCAGCCAATTCGGAGGTGGGGGTGGGAGTTTCTGGTTTCATCAGCCTGATGTGGATGAAGGATTCTGTTTTCTTCCTGGAAGTGAAGTAATTTCGTCGCCGTCGCCATTTTTGTCGGAGATCGCCGATTTGGGAGAAGGAAATGATGGAGAAGAAAGCAGCCATGTGAAAGCTCAAGAAGCCTCCGGTTCGGGTTCGGGTTCGAGTTCATCATCAGAAAGTGAGAGATTTGCATTGAGAAGAAGAGTAACAACAGAGAATGTGTcagcagcaacaacaacaacagtgCAAGAAATTGGGAATGGAAGCTCAAGAAATCCTTCATATCATCACCATCAAGCTTCTGATTTGGAAAAtgaaagggaagaagaagaagggtttGAACTGATAAGTCTTTTAATGGCATGTGTAGAAGCAATTGGATCAAAGAACATTGGTTTGATTACCCACTTGATCGATAAACTTGGAACTCAAGCTTCACCAAGAGGTTCATCACCAATTACACGTTTGATTGCATATTACACAGAAGCTCTAGCACTTAGAGTGAGCAGAGTTTGGCCACAGGTATTTCACATAACGACACCGAGGGAATACGATCGGATGGAGGATGATACGGGGACAGCGCTACGTCTGCTAAACGAGGTGAGTCCAATCCCAAAATTCATCCACTTCACAGCAAATGAAATGTTCCTAAGAGCATTTGAAGGGAAAGATAAGGTTCACATCATAGACTTTGACATAAAGCAAGGCCTGCAATGGCCAAGCTTGTTTCAAAGTTTGGCATCTAGAGCAAACCCACCAAGTCATGTCCGAATCACTGGGATCGGTGAGTCGAAGCAGGAATTGAACGAAACGGGAGACAGATTAGCAGGATTCGCCGAAGCATTGAGGCTGCCATTTGAGTTCCATGCCGTGGTGGATCGGTTGGAGGATGTGAGGCTGTGGATGCTTCATGTCAAGGAGCAAGAGAGTGTAGGTGTAAATTGCATACTCCAACTTCACAAGACTCTCTATGATGGCAATGGAGGAGCATTGAGAGACTTTTTGGGGCTTATCAGAAGCACAAACCCAAGCATTGTTGTCATGGCTGAACAAGAAGCCGAGCACAACGAACCGAGGTTAGAGACACGAGTTGCAGCTACACTGAAGTACTACGCCGCCATATTCGATTCCCTTGACACAAGCCTTCCACCCGAAAGCTCGGCCAGGTTGAAAATTGAGGAGATGTTTGGGAGGGAGATAAGGAACATGATAGCATGTGAAGGAAGGGAGAGGTATGAAAGACATGTTGGATTCAAGAAATGGAAGAAGGATATGGAGCAGCAAGGAGGGTTGCAATGCATCAGGATTCACGACGATCGAGAGCTTCTCCAGACTCAATTCCTCTTGAAAATGTATTCATCAGCAGCTCATGGATTCAATGTAACgaagattgaagaagaagaagaagaagaagaagaagaaggaacaGCTCAAGCAATTTGCCTAACTTGGGAAGATCAGCCACTTTACACTGTCTCAGCTTGGTCACCAGCAGAAGTTTCTGGGAGTTCATCTTCATTTAACCATCCAacttcttga